The Mycolicibacterium duvalii DNA window AGTCTTTCAGCGTCAGCGGCTCGGGGTGCATGGCCTTGGGCCGATTGGCCGCGTTGGCCCGGGTCGACAGTGCGATTTCGGCGAATGCCTCGCGCCGGGTTCCATAGAGGTGCATGTGCCTGCGCGCCAGCACCGACATCAGTTGGCCCGGACCGAACAGACCCGACGGTTGCAGGAACGAGTTGATCGGGTCGGGCTCCAACGCCGCGAACACCGATCCCAGCCGCTGTTGGGACTGCTGCAGCGCCATCACCGTCACCACCACCGACGCGTCTCCGGCAACGATGGCCGCCCGCGCCAACCCGATCGCGCCCGCCGAGCCTCCGCCGCCGGACGTCAGCGCCGCGGTGAACGTGACTTCGGGAATCCCAAGGGTTTCCATGAAGTCGGCGGTGTCCATCTTCTCGGTGTATCCCGCGCTGGCGCCGGAGTAGTAGGCGAAGCCGTCGATGTCGGTCACCGGCAGGCCGGCGTCCTCGCAGGCCGCCAGGATGGCCTCGCAGGCGAGTTCGGTGGTGGTCTTCGGCAGGGAACCGCCGCGTTTGTAGTACGGCGTGGCCCCGATACCGACGATCGCGACATCGCGTAGACCCGAGTTGTTTCCCACGGACTCAGACCAATTCGGCCGGGATCGGCGGGACGTCGGGGAACAACTCGTAGAAGGTGCCCTGGGTGATCCGCAGCCGGGTCTCGTCACTCACGCCGTCGAACAGTCCCTTGAGCGTGTCCTGGGTGTGACCGAAGGTGCCTTCCATGTGCGGGTAGTCGCTGCCGAACATCACGTTCTTGTAGCCCATGTGGTCGAAGGCGGCCACCGCCGTCTCGTCGTGCTGGAAGGACGCGTACACCTGGCTGTACAGGATTTCCTTGGGATTGCGAGAAAGCTTGGGGCGCACCGCCATATGGTGCTGCCGGTAGCCTTCGAGCAGGCGGTCGCCCAGGAACGGCACCCACGTCGCGCCACCCTCGGAGATCAGCACCTTGAGGTTCGGGTGGCGGTCCAGGGCGCCGGAGGCCACCATCTTCATCGCCGCGCGCTGCCCGGAGAACGTCGTCTCGGCGTAGTTCATGATCGCCCCGCCCGGTCCCCGATACACCTGGCCTGCGCCCCCGGAGGCACCGCCGACCGTCATGTCGACCGGGTCGGTGCCGATGTGGAAGGCGATCACCATGCCGGCTTCCTCGGCGGCCGCCCAGAACGGCTCCCATTCCTTGCGGTGCCAGTCGGGCGCGCTCGGGTGCGGCGTGGTGGGCAGGAAGACCGCCTTGAAATTCTTATCCGCCGCCCAGTGCAGCTCCTCGATCGCGTCCTCGACCACCAGCGTGGACACCTGAGCCGTCACGACGTATCGGGGCGAGACCGCGACGATCTCTTCCAGCGCCCATTCATTGCTGGCCCGCATGCAGGCCTTCAACAGCTCCGGGGTCCGGAAGGTCGATCCCCACATGCCCAGCGACGGGAAGATCACCTCACCCCAGACGCCTTCCTTGTCCAGGTCGCCCAACCGGGCCTTGGCGTCACGGATACCCTGTGGCTTCATGCTTTCCTCGATGAACTGCACCATCGCCGAGGAAGGCAGCTTGCGGCGGAAGATCTGCCCGTCCACCGAAACCGTCTCGTACTCGCCGTCAGGATCCTTCTCGGCGCGTGGCGTCAGGTCGGCCAGCTTCTTCGGCAGCCTGTTCTGCCACAGATCCTCGGGTTCCAGAAAGTGGGAGTCACCCGAATTCGTCCAGATCATGCTGGTTGCTCCTTCGAAGGTATGCGGGCCGCTTTCCGCTGATGATGCCAGCGAACAAGCCTGAAGTCCAGTATTTCTAATGCTTAGATATTACTATCTTCTTCGACGGTCTCGACAGGCGAAACTGTGAACCATGGGAGGAGGCCCGATGACCGAACTGGGTACCGACATGCCCGCCACCGCACGGCGCCGAAATGCCTCGGGCGAGTCCACCCGGGTGATGCTGATGGAGGTCGCCGAGCGGCTGTTCGCCACCCGCGGCATCGAGGCCGTGACGATGCGGGAGATCCAGGAGGCGGCCGGCCAGTCCAACACCTCGGTGATCCGGTACCACTTCGGCTCTCGCGACGGCCTCATCCGCGCCTTGATCGCCCACCGCCAGCGCACGCTCGGAACAGACCGCCAGCGGATGTTGGAAACCATGCGTGAGGAGGGCAAGGAAGCCGATCCGCGCGCGGTGGTGTGGCTGCTGGTCCGCCCGCTGGCCAACAGCATCGCGGCGGGCGAGATGTTCGTGCCGTTCCTGGCCCGGCTCAGCGAGGATCCGCGGGCGCGCAGCGATTATTGGCCCGAACACCTTCAGGACGAATGGACTCAGGACAGACTCGAAGAACTCGTCGACGCCGCACTGCAGGACCTCCCCGAGCGGGTGCGGCGAGGCCGCACGTTCCAGCTGTACACCAGCCTGATCAACGTGCTCGCCGCGGCTGCCCGCTCGGGGCACGGAATGAGCGAGGCGCAGTTGCACAACTACGTCGACGCCTGGGTCGGCATGCTGACCGCCCCGGTGTCCTACGAGACCCGCGGGCTGCTCGCCGGGCAGGACGGCGACTGATCGGCTCAGCTGCCGCCGCCGATCACCTCGGCCGTCCGCAGGGCAGCGATCCGGTCGTCGTCGACGCCGACCTCGCGCAGCACCGCGTCGGTGTGCTGACCGATCGTGCAGCCCGCGTCGGCCTTCGTCTGTGACCTGGAGAACCGGCACAACGGGGCTAGCCGGCGGTGCTCCGCGAAAATGGGACTGTGCGCCTCGACTGCATAGCCGGCCTCGAAGAACGGATCGGTCTGCAGCACGAACTCCGAGTTGCGTTCCGTCACCTCGACGCAACCGACGTCCTGCGAGGACAGCTCGCGCTCCCATTCTGACGCCGGCTTGGTGGCGAACACCGGGGTCAGTGCATCGATCAGGGCTTGGTCATGTTCGGCCTGTGATGCCGAGCCGGCAAAGCGTTCGTCGGCGTGCAGATCGACATAGGGAGCCATCGCCTTCGCAAGGGCGGGCCATTCGCGAGCCAGCGGTGCCGCGAGGAATACCCAGCCATCGGCGGCCCGGTACATCCGGTAGAGCGCATTGAGACCGAAGAACTGGTCGTCGGTGGATTCGATCGACGGACGCCCGGCGTATCCGGTGTTGTGGTTGATCACGGACTGCAGTGCGGTACCGAGCATCGTGGTGGTCATGTGCGGAAGTGTGATCCCGCGACGCTTGGCGTACAGGCCGACCAGCAGTGCCGAGGCCACGCCGAGGGCGGCGATGCCGTCGGATTGCACGGCCGGCACGGCGCTACCGGCGTGCAGGGTGATCGCCCGGCGGTGCGCTTCGTCGAGATCGGCCGGCCGGGTCGCGGCGCCGCGGCTGTCGATCACGGAGAGCCCGGAAGCCGCGCCGACCGACGGCGCATAGGCGGAGCGGTGGGCGTACGGGCCGTCGGCGCCGTAGCCGGACATGCTCAGCACGACCAGGTCCGGATTGGCCGCCTTCAGCTTCGCCTCGTCGATGCCGGCGCGTTCGGCGGCATCCCCGCGGAAGCACAGCAGCACCAGATCCGAACGCTTCGCCAACTCGTAGACCAGTTCCAGCCCCTCGGGCTTGGTGAAGTCGATGGCGACACTTTCCTTGCCCTGCAACACCTTCGCCCCGCCCGCCTCCGGGAACGCGACCAGATTGCGGATGTTGTCGCCGGCCAGCGGCTCGACCTTGATCACCCGCGCACCCAAGTCCGTCAGCAGGGTTGCACCATAGGGACCGGCGTACATGCTGCCGAACTCGAGCACCGTCACTCCGGTCAGCGGGGCCGCCACCGGGGGGTCGGTCCGAGGTGCGATCTCGGGCCGGGACTCATCGAAGTTCACCGAGGTGTTGTGTTCACCCAGTCGCGGCGCCGGCCGGATGGTGGTCAGCGGCTTGCGGTCGGAATGGATCAGCGTGGTGGGCTGGCGCACCGGCCCTAGATCGGGATCGTCAACCGTGACTGCCCGGCCGTCGTGGACGATCTGGGGATGGTCCAGCGCTTCGTCGGGGGTGCGGAACAGCTCGCCGCTCAGGTCGTGGTTGACGGCCATGGCCTGTTCCCACTCGGCGAGCGTGCGGGCACCCACCCGCTCCAGCATCATGTCCCACCACTCCATTCGGAGTTCCGGAGTGGGCAGCATCGGGAACCCGTGCCATTTCGGGTCGGCCAGCTCGCCGAGTAGGTCGAGTTCCTCCAACCAGGCGTGGATCAGCCGCGGCGACACCTGCGCGAACTGCAGCCACCGGCCGTCCTTGGTGGGCGCGACCAGCAGTGCATAGATCAGGTAGGCCTGCGGACGTCCCTGGTCGTCGTAGACGGCGTCCATCGGCTCGAACGCCCCCGGATAGCGTTCCAGCACCAACTCGTAGAACCAGTTGTAAGGGTCCATCGACCCCATCCCGGTGACCAGGTTCGACTCCACGATCTGGCCGAGCCCGCTGGAGTCACGTTCGATCAGTGCGGCGAGAACGCCCTGTACCGCGGCGTGGGCGGCGCCCCAGGAGGCGTAGGGCGTCGAGATGTAGGCGGGCCCGGGGCGCAGGGTCAGTCCGCGCTTCTCGTGCATGACGCCGGTTTTCGCCATGACCAGGGCTTCCCAGCCCTTGTAGTTGCGCCATGGACCGGTCGAACCCCATCCGGTGATGTTGGCGACCACCAGTTGTGGATAGCGCTCGGACAGCAGCTCCGGGCTCAGGCCCAGCCGTTCGGCCGAGGCGGGGCGCAGCGTGTTGACCATGACATCGGCCCGACGCAGCAGCGCGCGCAATCGGTCCAGATCGGCGTCGAGATGCAGATCGAGTGTCACGCTGCGCTTGCCGCGCAACAGCGCAGGCCAACCGGGCAGGTCGCGCAGCGGGCTCCCGTCGGGCGGCTCGACCATGATGACCTCGGCACCGCAGTCGGCGAGGAACTGCGTGGCCTGCGCACCGGGCAGGGTGGTCGAGAGATCAACCACCACCAGGCCGGTCAGTGGACCGTCGATCGCCGGGTCGTCTGCCGCCATATTCGCTCCCTACATCTGGGCCCAGAAGTCTTCACGCAGCGTTGTGACGCGCGCCACGCCAGCATGGCAGCGGCCAAGATTAATGTCAATGCATTAGCGTTAGATATATGCCTGTATGGTGCCGATCATGACCGAAGATCCCGCGGTTCGTGGCGGATTCCCGCAGATCCGAAGTTGGCAGGTACCCGCGCTGCGCAGTCCGGGCGGCGGTGCCGAGTACGGCGACATGATCGATGCGCTGCGCGATTTCCTCGACGGCGTTGCCGGCGCGGCTCCCGACACTGCGACGACAATAGAGCTCGCCCGGGACCTGCGTGGGTGGTCCGACCGGTTGGCCCCGGCTGCGGTTCCAGAACGCCGCCAGATTTTCGCCCGTCGTCTGGACCTGCCCGGGCGAGGCCAGACCATGTCGCCGAATTTCGTTCCTATCGCCGGTGACCGGGACAGCGTGCACGGCACGGTCCGGTTCGGCCGCTACTTCCTCGGCGGCGGCGGAGCGGTGCACGGCGGCGCGATACCACTGCTGTTCGACGAGGTGCTGGGCAGGCTGTGCAACTCAGGCGATCGTGCTCCGTCACGAACTGCGTATCTGCACACCGACTTTCGGGCCATCACGCCGGTCGGCAAAGAACTCACGGTACGCGGCTGGTTCGTCAGCGAAGAGGGCCGCAAGCGGGTACTGCGGGCGGAGTTGACAGACGGCGAAACCCTCTGCGCCGAAGCCGAAGGGCTTTTCATCGTGCTGCGTCCGGACCAGCCCTGACCGGCGCCAACTAAGTCGCTTCCGCGGCCGGTTCAACACGACGGATCAGGACTGGTGTCTCCCCCTGGGCGGAGACACTCTGAGCATGGCACTGTACATGCGGCGAGCGGTCGGTGCCGCGGGCAGCGGACGGGACCGGTCAGCCGAGAATGCCTGGATCATGTACGCCACGAACCGTTTCCAAGTATCAGGTGCCGCTTCGCGGGTCGCTGACAGAACCCCGGCATTGGCCATAAGCAGCATCACCAAATCCTCGGGAACGAAATCGGCACGTAGCCCACCCACAACCTTGGCGCGGTCGATCAACTCGACGAAGCCCGCGTGCGCACGGTCCCGCTCGGATTTCAGGCTGCCCGCACCGGGCGCCGTCAACGTGAGCAAGTCGGCAAAGCCGTGATCGGCGGCCTGCAGACCACAGACGGCTTCAACATACCCGCAGAAACCGTGCCACGGATCGTCATCGGCGAGCGCAACATCGACGGCGTCGGCGTACGCGGCCATCTTCTCCTGGAACGCTGCGCCGATCAGGTCCGCCCGACTGGGGAACCGTCGGTACAGCGTTCCCACCCCCACGCCAGCCTGACCGGCGATGTCCTCAAGGGATGCTTCCAGTCCACGCTCGGCAAATACCCGGCGTGCCGTGGCGAGGATGCGGACCCGATTGCGTTCGGCGTCGGCTCGCAGTGGTGATTCGCTCACCCAGGAATCATATAACCGGAGGTATACCTCCAGTTACGCTACGATGGTCGGCGACGAAGGGCGCATCCATGAATACTGTTTTGTGGGTCCTGCAGATCGTGCTGGCCGCGGCGTTTCTGATGGCCGGTGTGTTGAAGTCGACGCAGCCGAAGGGCAAGCTCGCGCAGAAGCTGCCATGGGTTGAGGACTTCTCCACCGGTACGGTCCGGTTCATCGGGATTGCCGAACTGCTGGGCGCGCTGGGCCTGATTCTGCCCGCGGTGACAGGCATCGCCCCGATCCTGACTCCGATAGCCGCGGCTGCACTGGCCGTGGTGATGGTGCTCGCGTCGGGCGTCCATGCGCGCCGTAAGGAACCGTCCGGAATCGCCTTCAATGCAGTGCTTTTCGTGATCGCAGCTGTCATCGCGTGGGGCCGGTTCGGGCCCTACGCGCTTTGAGTTCACGCCCACTCGGTTAGGAAGAATCCATGGCCAACATTCCCGCCTCCCACCGCGACCTGATCGAAGCGCCTGGCATCGCATCGCTGAGCACCATCGGCGCCGATGGCACACCCCAGGTCACAGCGCTCTGGTACCTCGCCGACGGCGACAAGGTGAAGACATCGCTGATGACCACCCGGCAGAAGTACAAGAACGTGGTGGCACACCCCAAGGCGACGCTGTTCATCATCGACCCGACCAACCCGTTCCGCACCCTCGAGGTGCGCGCGGACGCCTCCATCGAAGAGGATCCCGCCCTGGGATTGTTCGAGAGAATCGTCCGCCACTACGGCCAGGACCCGGACAACTTCCCCGCTCCTCGCGACAATCGCGTTGTCCTCGTCCTCACCCCGACCAGAGTCGTCACGCAGGGTTGATGACCGGCCGGTCGCACCGGAAATCTTTGCGGTGCAGAGCATTCAGCTCTCGTTTCGCGCAGTCACACCGCCGAGGTCGAGCGGGACGTCGCACACCGCAACCGGGACTGCCGGAAGGCCCTTGAAGTAACAGGTCGCTAACCAGGTGAACCATGTCATTGGTGGGGGTGCGATGATGCCGGTATCGACCGGATCGACATAGGAGCAATCGTGACCGACACGACCAACCTGGCCACCATCGAGTTCCAGGTGAGCGACCACGTCGCCACCGTGGCGCTCGATCGGCCCGAGAAGATGAACAGCTTCACCGAGCAGATGGCCGCCGACCTCGCCGCGGTCTGGGCCCGGGTCCGCGACGACGACGACATCCACGTTGCGGTGCTACAAGCCAACGGCGAGCGGGCCTTCTGTACCGGCATCGACGTGGCCCAGGGAATCTGGTGGGACCACAAGTCCATCTTCAACCAGGAGGATCCGGGCGTCCTGCTGGGTCCGAAGGCACACAAGGTGTGGAAGCCGGTGATCGCCGCGTTGCACGGCGTCGTAGCAGGCGGCGCGATGTACTTCGTCAACGAATGCGATTTCGCGATCTGTGCCGAGACCACCACGTTCTTCGACCCGCACGCCAACGCGGGCATCGTCTCGGCACTTGAGCCGATGGGCATGCTGCCGCTCGGCGTGCCCTACGGCGAGGTGATGCGCTGGGCGCTGCTGGGCAGCGAGGAACGGATGACGGCCCAGACCGCGTTGCGTATCGGCCTGGTCACCGAGATCGTCCCCGACGATCAACTGCGGGACCGCGCCGCCGAGTTGGCAGCCGAGATCGCCGCGCGCCGGCCCGAAGGGATTCAGGGAACGGTCCGGGCCATGTGGGAGGCGCGTGATCTACCGCCGACGCTCGCTGCGCGGCAAGGCAAGTTCTACACCGACCTCGGCAACGCCGGCGCCGAGCCCGACTCACTCAACAACAAGAAGAAGCCGCGGACTCGCTGAGAAGCCGACGACCGGTAGCCCTGCTGGGCGTCACGCGGCCCGGCGCGAGGTCATTGCCAGCTCACCTTAGAGATAGTTATATAGTTAGCGAGTTCTCGGCGAATGGGAGTCACGTGCACTACAACCTGATGTTCCCGATGCGGGCGGTCAAGCATTGGAATCGGTGGTGCGAGGGCGCCACCATCGGCGATATCGCGAAGCTGGTAGAGGAAGCCGGCTTCGACGCGTTCTCCATGTCCGAGCACCCCTATCCCGATCGGGATTGGCTGGCCCATGGCGGCCACCACGCGTTCGATCCGTTCGTGTCGTTGAGCTTCGCGGCGGCCGCGACCACCCGTATCCGGGTGATGACCTACATCCTGGTATCGGGATACCGCAGCCCGTATCTCACGGCCAAGGGAGCGGCGAGCCTGGACCTATTGTCCGGAGGCCGTTTCACGCTGGGCACCGGAGCCGGCTATCTGAAATCGGAATTCGAGGCGCTGGGAGCCGATTTCGGCCGCCGCGGCGCCTTGCTCGACGAAGCCATCGCCGCATGGCGGGCGGCGTGGGCCGGCGTTGATCACGACGGCCCGGAGTTCGGGGTCAGCGGTCACCTCGCGCTGCCGCCACCGCTGACTGCCGGCGGGCCGCCGATCTGGATCGGTGGCAACGGAGCGGCCGCACAACGCCGTGTCGTCGAGACGGCCGACGGCTGGATGCCGATGGCGGCGTCGGGTGAGATGGCGGCCATCACCCGGGCCCGTCCGCTGGAAGACATCGACACGTTGGGGAACTGGATCGCGACGGTCAACAAGCGGCGGGCCGAACTCGACCGCGGCCCCGCCGACGTGTCCTTCGTCCCGTTCGAGGCGGACCTGCTCGCCAGCGGCGACTGCACCGCGTTCACCGCCGCTGTGCAGCCCAAGCTGGACGATTACGCCGGGGCGGGCGTCACCTGGATCACCGTCGAGCCGGCCAGCCGGAGTTTCTCCGACTTCCGCACCGATATCGAGCTGCTGGCCTCTCAACTGATCCACCGCTGAACGGCAGCGAACCATGGCCCTGCCCGATCTTGTCCTGGTCCACGGCGGCGAGCACGCCGGCGATTGCTGGGATCTGACCGTCGCCGAACTGCGCCGTCAGGCACCGCAATTGCGCACCCTGGCGGTGGATCTGCCGGGCCGCGGACGTACACCGGGAAATCTCGGCACCGCGACGATCGGCGAGTGGGTGGACTCCGTCGTCGCCGACATCGAAGCCGAGGGCCTGGGCGACATCGTGATCGCCGGCCACTCGATGGCCGGGGTGACGGTGCCCGGCGTCGTCGCCAAGCTCGGCTCGGCGCGGGTGCGGGAGATGGTCTTTGCCGCGGCGTTCGTACCGCCCCAGGGACAGGCGATCGTGGACACCTTGGGCGGCCCGCTGGCAGTCTTCGCGCGATACGCGGCCAGGGGTGGCAGGTCGTTCAAGGTGCCCGGACTGGCGGCTCAATACGCCTTCTGCAACGGCATGACACGACAACAGCGCCGACTGACTCTGTCGAAGTTGTATACCGAATCCGCGCGGATCGGTGCCGAACCCGTGGACCGCAGCGGGCTACCGGACGACGTGCCGCGCACCTGGATCCTGACCACCCGCGACCGAGCTCTGTCGCAGAAGTCCCAGCGGGCCAGCATGGCCGCACTCGGCGGGGTCGAGGACGTGATCCCCATCGACGCGTGCCACGACGTGATGTTCAGCCACCCGGAACTCTTGGCACAGATCCTGGTCGAGCGATGCCGACTGCGAGAATGAGGGTGAGATGACAGACTCATCAGCAAAGCCGTCCAGATCCGTGCCGAGTTGCTTCTTCGTCACCGACGGCAAAGGCTATGTGCCAACCGCTTTGGCGAGAGGACCATGGGGGCCCTCGCTCAGCGGTAACTACGTCGGCGGATTACTCGGGCGGACGGCCGAGCAAGCAGTCGACGATGTCGACCTGCAACCCGCTCGACTGACGGTCGACCTGCTCAGACCGGTGGCGCTGCAACCCGTGCAGGTGCGTTCGTCGGTGGTGCGGGACGGCCGCCGGCTTCGACTGGTCGACACGGTCATGACCCAGAACGACGTCATCGTGGCAAGGTCCAGCGCACTGTTCCTCCGTCGTGGCGAACACGCCGAGAACGCGGTGTGGACGACGCCCATCACGATGCCCGCGATCCCGCCGGAACCCGATGTGGTCGATGACGACCTGCCTATGTTGCTCCATTCGTTCGGTCGCGATCCGGTCGCAGGCAGTCGCGGGGTCGGGGTCACCGAATGGCGGCACGACGGGCAGAAATTCGCCTGGGTGCGGGAGACGAAGCTGCTCGTCGACGACGAGCCACTGTCGCCCTTCACCCGCGCGGTCATGGCCGGCGACGTGACAAGTTCGCTAACCCATTGGGGCACTGAAGGTCTGCAGTTCATCAACGCGGACTACACCGTCACGCTCAGCAGGTTGCCCCAGGGTGTCTACATCGGATTGGCGTCGGT harbors:
- a CDS encoding thiolase C-terminal domain-containing protein, translating into MGNNSGLRDVAIVGIGATPYYKRGGSLPKTTTELACEAILAACEDAGLPVTDIDGFAYYSGASAGYTEKMDTADFMETLGIPEVTFTAALTSGGGGSAGAIGLARAAIVAGDASVVVTVMALQQSQQRLGSVFAALEPDPINSFLQPSGLFGPGQLMSVLARRHMHLYGTRREAFAEIALSTRANAANRPKAMHPEPLTLKDYFNARMIAEPLCLYDFCQETDGAVAVITTSAERAKDLRQPAVPVVAAAHGGVKDWGRAFAWMGMPDEYFASSGNKPIADRLYRQAGIGAADIDVALLYDHFTPMVLMQLEDYGFCAKGEGGAFVESGAIRHDGGSIPVNTHGGQLSEAYIIGMTHIMEGVEQMRGTAINQVADAELALVTGGPASIPVSGLILGRAS
- a CDS encoding amidohydrolase family protein, whose amino-acid sequence is MIWTNSGDSHFLEPEDLWQNRLPKKLADLTPRAEKDPDGEYETVSVDGQIFRRKLPSSAMVQFIEESMKPQGIRDAKARLGDLDKEGVWGEVIFPSLGMWGSTFRTPELLKACMRASNEWALEEIVAVSPRYVVTAQVSTLVVEDAIEELHWAADKNFKAVFLPTTPHPSAPDWHRKEWEPFWAAAEEAGMVIAFHIGTDPVDMTVGGASGGAGQVYRGPGGAIMNYAETTFSGQRAAMKMVASGALDRHPNLKVLISEGGATWVPFLGDRLLEGYRQHHMAVRPKLSRNPKEILYSQVYASFQHDETAVAAFDHMGYKNVMFGSDYPHMEGTFGHTQDTLKGLFDGVSDETRLRITQGTFYELFPDVPPIPAELV
- a CDS encoding TetR/AcrR family transcriptional regulator, with the translated sequence MTELGTDMPATARRRNASGESTRVMLMEVAERLFATRGIEAVTMREIQEAAGQSNTSVIRYHFGSRDGLIRALIAHRQRTLGTDRQRMLETMREEGKEADPRAVVWLLVRPLANSIAAGEMFVPFLARLSEDPRARSDYWPEHLQDEWTQDRLEELVDAALQDLPERVRRGRTFQLYTSLINVLAAAARSGHGMSEAQLHNYVDAWVGMLTAPVSYETRGLLAGQDGD
- a CDS encoding CaiB/BaiF CoA-transferase family protein codes for the protein MAADDPAIDGPLTGLVVVDLSTTLPGAQATQFLADCGAEVIMVEPPDGSPLRDLPGWPALLRGKRSVTLDLHLDADLDRLRALLRRADVMVNTLRPASAERLGLSPELLSERYPQLVVANITGWGSTGPWRNYKGWEALVMAKTGVMHEKRGLTLRPGPAYISTPYASWGAAHAAVQGVLAALIERDSSGLGQIVESNLVTGMGSMDPYNWFYELVLERYPGAFEPMDAVYDDQGRPQAYLIYALLVAPTKDGRWLQFAQVSPRLIHAWLEELDLLGELADPKWHGFPMLPTPELRMEWWDMMLERVGARTLAEWEQAMAVNHDLSGELFRTPDEALDHPQIVHDGRAVTVDDPDLGPVRQPTTLIHSDRKPLTTIRPAPRLGEHNTSVNFDESRPEIAPRTDPPVAAPLTGVTVLEFGSMYAGPYGATLLTDLGARVIKVEPLAGDNIRNLVAFPEAGGAKVLQGKESVAIDFTKPEGLELVYELAKRSDLVLLCFRGDAAERAGIDEAKLKAANPDLVVLSMSGYGADGPYAHRSAYAPSVGAASGLSVIDSRGAATRPADLDEAHRRAITLHAGSAVPAVQSDGIAALGVASALLVGLYAKRRGITLPHMTTTMLGTALQSVINHNTGYAGRPSIESTDDQFFGLNALYRMYRAADGWVFLAAPLAREWPALAKAMAPYVDLHADERFAGSASQAEHDQALIDALTPVFATKPASEWERELSSQDVGCVEVTERNSEFVLQTDPFFEAGYAVEAHSPIFAEHRRLAPLCRFSRSQTKADAGCTIGQHTDAVLREVGVDDDRIAALRTAEVIGGGS
- a CDS encoding PaaI family thioesterase, whose protein sequence is MIDALRDFLDGVAGAAPDTATTIELARDLRGWSDRLAPAAVPERRQIFARRLDLPGRGQTMSPNFVPIAGDRDSVHGTVRFGRYFLGGGGAVHGGAIPLLFDEVLGRLCNSGDRAPSRTAYLHTDFRAITPVGKELTVRGWFVSEEGRKRVLRAELTDGETLCAEAEGLFIVLRPDQP
- a CDS encoding TetR/AcrR family transcriptional regulator; its protein translation is MSESPLRADAERNRVRILATARRVFAERGLEASLEDIAGQAGVGVGTLYRRFPSRADLIGAAFQEKMAAYADAVDVALADDDPWHGFCGYVEAVCGLQAADHGFADLLTLTAPGAGSLKSERDRAHAGFVELIDRAKVVGGLRADFVPEDLVMLLMANAGVLSATREAAPDTWKRFVAYMIQAFSADRSRPLPAAPTARRMYSAMLRVSPPRGRHQS
- a CDS encoding DoxX family protein encodes the protein MNTVLWVLQIVLAAAFLMAGVLKSTQPKGKLAQKLPWVEDFSTGTVRFIGIAELLGALGLILPAVTGIAPILTPIAAAALAVVMVLASGVHARRKEPSGIAFNAVLFVIAAVIAWGRFGPYAL
- a CDS encoding PPOX class F420-dependent oxidoreductase; its protein translation is MANIPASHRDLIEAPGIASLSTIGADGTPQVTALWYLADGDKVKTSLMTTRQKYKNVVAHPKATLFIIDPTNPFRTLEVRADASIEEDPALGLFERIVRHYGQDPDNFPAPRDNRVVLVLTPTRVVTQG
- a CDS encoding enoyl-CoA hydratase/isomerase family protein, which codes for MTDTTNLATIEFQVSDHVATVALDRPEKMNSFTEQMAADLAAVWARVRDDDDIHVAVLQANGERAFCTGIDVAQGIWWDHKSIFNQEDPGVLLGPKAHKVWKPVIAALHGVVAGGAMYFVNECDFAICAETTTFFDPHANAGIVSALEPMGMLPLGVPYGEVMRWALLGSEERMTAQTALRIGLVTEIVPDDQLRDRAAELAAEIAARRPEGIQGTVRAMWEARDLPPTLAARQGKFYTDLGNAGAEPDSLNNKKKPRTR
- a CDS encoding TIGR03619 family F420-dependent LLM class oxidoreductase, whose product is MFPMRAVKHWNRWCEGATIGDIAKLVEEAGFDAFSMSEHPYPDRDWLAHGGHHAFDPFVSLSFAAAATTRIRVMTYILVSGYRSPYLTAKGAASLDLLSGGRFTLGTGAGYLKSEFEALGADFGRRGALLDEAIAAWRAAWAGVDHDGPEFGVSGHLALPPPLTAGGPPIWIGGNGAAAQRRVVETADGWMPMAASGEMAAITRARPLEDIDTLGNWIATVNKRRAELDRGPADVSFVPFEADLLASGDCTAFTAAVQPKLDDYAGAGVTWITVEPASRSFSDFRTDIELLASQLIHR
- a CDS encoding alpha/beta fold hydrolase translates to MALPDLVLVHGGEHAGDCWDLTVAELRRQAPQLRTLAVDLPGRGRTPGNLGTATIGEWVDSVVADIEAEGLGDIVIAGHSMAGVTVPGVVAKLGSARVREMVFAAAFVPPQGQAIVDTLGGPLAVFARYAARGGRSFKVPGLAAQYAFCNGMTRQQRRLTLSKLYTESARIGAEPVDRSGLPDDVPRTWILTTRDRALSQKSQRASMAALGGVEDVIPIDACHDVMFSHPELLAQILVERCRLRE
- a CDS encoding thioesterase family protein, producing the protein MTDSSAKPSRSVPSCFFVTDGKGYVPTALARGPWGPSLSGNYVGGLLGRTAEQAVDDVDLQPARLTVDLLRPVALQPVQVRSSVVRDGRRLRLVDTVMTQNDVIVARSSALFLRRGEHAENAVWTTPITMPAIPPEPDVVDDDLPMLLHSFGRDPVAGSRGVGVTEWRHDGQKFAWVRETKLLVDDEPLSPFTRAVMAGDVTSSLTHWGTEGLQFINADYTVTLSRLPQGVYIGLASVTHYRHAGVATGVATLFDETGPIGSGMATALTNPGFTVPPSMVSN